CCATCCACATTTTCCAAATTCATCAAGCATGCTTCTAACGGATCTCTAACATTAAGGGTCTCATCCTCCTCTTGTAGTATTACATCCATGACCTCCACTAGCGAGAAATTTACAAATTGGCTGAGTCTCCTCATAGATTGTTGAACATTGAATATTATTTCTTAATTATTAAGCCTCATTTTTAACTCGCCAGTCTCACAATCGATCAATGCTCTCCCAGTGGCTAAGAACGGCCTCCCCAAAATTATTGGTATTTCTTCACCTAtttgacaatcaagaataacgaAGTCAGCTGGAAATACAAACTTCCCCACTTGGACAAGCACATCATCCAGAATTCCAGTTGGTCTGTTGACTGTGCGATCAGCCAATTGTAGCAACATTGAGGTCAGTCTAGCTCTGCCATTGCCTATTTTTGTGTAGATTGCCaaaggcatcaagttgatactggCTCCCAAGTCACCCAATGCTTTAGCGAAAGCATAACTTCCAATTGTGCATGGGATAGTGAAACTACCGGGATCAGACAATTTTTGAGTCATAGGTCTTGTCACTACCGCGCTGCAGGTCTGAGTCATAGTTACAGTAGATAGGTCCTGAAAGTCAAATTTTCGAGACATCAGATCCTTCATTATTTTTGCATAGCTTGGCATTTCCCTCAAAGCATCCATCAGCGGAATATACAATTGATTTTGTCTTAGCATTTCCATGAATTTCCTGTATTGATCATCTTTCTTTTGATTGGCCAACCTTTGAGGGAATGGTGCAAGAATTAGCTTCTGCCCACTGCTTGGTGTCTTTTCTTTATTAGGAGCCTTCTCCACCACCTGTTCTGGGAGTTGTTCACTTTCCTTCTCCTTGCCTTTGTCAACTTGTGCCTAATCAATTACAACCTTTGTGAGCTCCGTCGACTCATCGGTCTCTAATGCCACTGGAGTAATTGGCATTGCGTCTCTCCTAGATTGAGCAAGTTTTTGATCTTTGTCTAAATCCCTTCCATTCCCGAGACTCACTGCCATTAACTAATTTAGGTTCTGCTCCTTTGGATTGATGTTTGTGTTTGTAGGCAACGTTCCTTGTGGGTGATTGTTCAAGGCCATAGATAGCTGTCCCAATTGAGTTTTAACGCCTTTAATAGCCGAATCATGTGCATCTAACTTTTCTTGCATCTTTCTATTTGTCCCAATGAGTTGTTGCAACATGCCCTTAATTTCTATCATATTACTGTCCTGCTGTTGATGAGGTAGTTGGTAAGCCAACTGTTTTTGGTGCTACTGATTGTAGCCCGGCTGCCTTTGATAAGGCATGACTTGGCCTTGTGGTCGTGCTCCCCCTGGATAGGTATTGTGTTGTTGCTAGGTTGGTCTGTACTGCTAATTTTGAAGTCCCCATTACTGTCCACCTTGCCTCTGACCTCCAAAATTATTGACGTAATTCATGTCTTCTCTAAAGCCATGGTTATCATTCTCTCCACTCCATGAGCAAACATATGACTAATTTATGCAGGGAGTGCATAGGACTCCATTTGTCGTATCAATAATGTGCACCTATTTCgtacccatctcatcaatttTCTTTGTCAACAAGCTCATCTGGGTCATGAGAGTGGCTATGTTTTCTGCATTTGTATTGTTTGGGTCAAGAGCAACAAAATGCACTATTGGAGTGAGTGTTGTATCTCTCGTCATCCAGCCTGAATTTTGAGACATCTTGTCAAGAAGAATCTTACTCTCTGTGAATGTTTTGCTCAAGAATGCACCCCCGGATGAAGCATCTACAATGGCCTTCAGCCCGTCAGCCAAACCCATATAGGGTCTCTGTCCCAGCATTTGATCCGGGATGCTATGGTGTGTACACTTCACCAGCATACCCTTAAACCTCTCCCATGTTTCTTGCAATGTCTCAGTCGGTTTCTGCCTGAATTGCAATATCTCATCAATTTGCCTCGTAGTTTTGTTGGGTGGATAGAACTTGTTTAAGAACTGCTTGACTAGTTCCTCCCAAGTAGCAATGG
The Nicotiana sylvestris chromosome 11, ASM39365v2, whole genome shotgun sequence DNA segment above includes these coding regions:
- the LOC104221011 gene encoding uncharacterized protein; amino-acid sequence: MAVSLGNGRDLDKDQKLAQSRRDAMPITPVAQVDKGKEKESEQLPEQVVEKAPNKEKTPSSGQKLILAPFPQRLANQKKDDQYRKFMEMLRQNQLYIPLMDALREMPSYAKIMKDLMSRKFDFQDLSTVTMTQTCSAVVTRPMTQKLSDPGSFTIPCTIGSYAFAKALGDLGASINLMPLAIYTKIGNGRARLTSMLLQLADRTVNRPTGILDDVLVQVGKFVFPADFVILDCQIGEEIPIILGRPFLATGRALIDCETGELKMRLNN